The candidate division WOR-3 bacterium nucleotide sequence ATTCTTCTGAAACTCTTCATAATCAGGATTGGATATATCATCGATCTCGTTTCGAACGGCTGCAAGCCGTTTCTCCAACAGGGCCAGCTCTTTTTCAGCAACATCCCTGAGTTCTGCCTCCGGGCTGCTCAGTAATTCTTTAACGCCGGCAATCTCGCCTTCCAGCCTGTCGTATTCTTCGTATTTCTGAGCAAGCCGCTCTAACCTCTTGTATTCACGGGACAAGTTTGCGTAGTTTCTGGGGTCCTTCAAGACCTCACCTGAAGCCATCTTCTTACTCAGTTCTTCAAGCCTTAATTCTATTGAACGCCTTCCTTGTGTCTGTATCGGCATGTTTTTTGTCTTTGGACTAGGGTGTGTTATATCTTCTCAAACTTCTCTTTCAGCGCAATATACCTGAGATAGTCATCAAGATCACCGACACCCCTTATTATCAAGCTGTTTTCACGCAGTGTAACGAGATTTACCTGAATCAGCTTGTTAACATAGTCTTTTACTTTGCTTTCACTGATACCGGTTATATTGGCAAGACTCTCAAACGAAAACGGCGTAATTTCAGTACCCCCCTCTGTTTCCCGGCCGGTCTCCTTGGCTTTCGTAATGATATGTGCCAAAACCCTTCGCTCCTCGCTCTTTATCGTCAGAAGCCTTATTTGTTCATCAGCGGTCCTCAAACGTCGTGTCAGAGTTTCAAGCATATATTCGATGAGCGGATTCTCGCGCAATTTTTCTTTGAATGATTCCTTATCAATAACCAGAAGTGATACAGGAGTCACGGCGACTGCTCCTGCCGAACGTGGTGAACCATCAATGATCGCCATCTCGCCGAAAAAATCACCCTCTTTCAACACTGCGAGGGTTTTCTCTTCGTCTCCCTTTCCTTTGGTGATCTTGATCTTTCCTTCCCGAATAAGATACATTATCTCCCCACGGTCGCCTTCATTGAACAATATATCACCCGGCTGCAGTTGCTTCTCCATACCTTCCGCCATCTTTCCTCCTTACACTATATTTTACAGATTCTGTTGTTAAAGTCAATCCCAATTTCGCCTACATCTTCGATGTAGCTGCGAAATTGAGGACCCTCGTTTTTAGCGGAATTAACGAAATTAGCGAGAATAACGAAAGTAACGTACATCGCGAAACTTCTTGACAACTCGCACGTACTATATATAATGACTGACTAGTCAGTCATTATAAACCATTCCCCAAGATATTGGTCTAATGGTTAATAAAGTGATTATGAGAAAAAAAGAGCCGATAACACGGGACAAAATCATAAAAAGCGCACTTAAGATTTTTGCGCAAAAGGGTTTCTACAAAACCACGGTTGA carries:
- a CDS encoding Crp/Fnr family transcriptional regulator — its product is MAEGMEKQLQPGDILFNEGDRGEIMYLIREGKIKITKGKGDEEKTLAVLKEGDFFGEMAIIDGSPRSAGAVAVTPVSLLVIDKESFKEKLRENPLIEYMLETLTRRLRTADEQIRLLTIKSEERRVLAHIITKAKETGRETEGGTEITPFSFESLANITGISESKVKDYVNKLIQVNLVTLRENSLIIRGVGDLDDYLRYIALKEKFEKI